The Actinomycetota bacterium genomic sequence TGGTTATTGGAAGAGCAAGCAAAATAAACGTTCCTCAGTCTGCATTTATCAGCTTGTTTTCAGGGCTTGTTTGAGTTTTTCGTATGTGGCATCCAGAAGTTCGGGGATGACTTTGGTATCCCCAATCGTAGGCATGAAATTCGTGTCTCCGTTCCATCTTGGGACCACATGAATGTGGATGTGGTCTTCCACGCCTGCCCCTACCATTCTTCCCAAATTTATGCCGATATTGAACCCATCGGGCTTTATCGCCTTGGTGAGAATTTGGATGCTCTTCCTTGTGACCAGCATCAACTCTGAGAGCTCATGATCTTCAAGCCCTTGCAAATCCGGAACGTGCTTATAGGAGGCGATCATCAGGTGACCGCTGTTGTAAGGATAGATATTTAGCATAATGAAGCAGGTTTTAGCCCTATGAAGAATGTAGTTTTCCTTGTCCTTGTTTTCCTTGGGTTTATCACAAAAGATGCAACCTTTGGCTTTCTCGCTCATGATATATTTCATCCTCCACGGTCTGAAGAGATATTCCATTCGCTTTACTTTCCCCTCAGAAGTTTTTCCTCCAATTCAGCAATTTTTCTTTGCAATCTCAGCAAAATCAGAAGGCAAGCTAAGATACCGCTAAACATCGCCACGAAAATTGCCAATACTATAGGCATCCACCGTACAATGTCCCTATCCTCAATCTTCGATTCTATGGGTATCCGCAAATCCCCGCTCAAAAATTGAATCGGACCGATGTAATGGGTAGGGGTAAGCCAAGCATAACCATTGAACAGCCGGGAGACCTCTGGACTGATCTTTCTAAGCTCGTCTTTCCCCACGCGAAAAGGGGGGGTTAGTCCGGGAAATAATCGAACTTTCTCAAGGGACGAAGAATCTAATTTATCCTTGGTGACGATGAACAGCGAGAGTCTAGTATTACCCGAAGCGAGGGAGGAAATCTCCAATGGATAATAAAGAGAGTCGCTCTTAAATCTATATATTAAGGGCTTTACACTTCGGGGTTCTGGATCAACCGTTATCAGGTCAAAGACAAAGAAATTTAGTCCCTGCTCCAAATATATCGAGATCAATTCGCGCAATCTCGGTGAGTCCACCTTGTGTTTGATCTTCTTATCTTTGAGAAAATCAGCAATCCATTTCAAAAATCCTTGATAATTTCTCACCTTAACTGCGGTGAGGTCATGGGCTCCTATTCTCTTGTGGAAGATTATTTCTACATCCGGAGCTCCTGCTTTCAATCCCCGTAGTCCATAGACATCTTTCATTCGCTCGCCAATCAATTTCTCTATCCTCTCAAAGGACTCGGTAGTTCCCTCCTTTATTTGTGGTTTTGAAGGTAGAGGTAA encodes the following:
- a CDS encoding DUF2330 domain-containing protein, yielding MNRTKLERFKPFLLILLISLLFPSMVYADKGMIPLSDVSPYESGQKAILACNGEEEVLILSTDVSASKRSLILEVLPLPSKPQIKEGTTESFERIEKLIGERMKDVYGLRGLKAGAPDVEIIFHKRIGAHDLTAVKVRNYQGFLKWIADFLKDKKIKHKVDSPRLRELISIYLEQGLNFFVFDLITVDPEPRSVKPLIYRFKSDSLYYPLEISSLASGNTRLSLFIVTKDKLDSSSLEKVRLFPGLTPPFRVGKDELRKISPEVSRLFNGYAWLTPTHYIGPIQFLSGDLRIPIESKIEDRDIVRWMPIVLAIFVAMFSGILACLLILLRLQRKIAELEEKLLRGK
- a CDS encoding HIT domain-containing protein produces the protein MKYIMSEKAKGCIFCDKPKENKDKENYILHRAKTCFIMLNIYPYNSGHLMIASYKHVPDLQGLEDHELSELMLVTRKSIQILTKAIKPDGFNIGINLGRMVGAGVEDHIHIHVVPRWNGDTNFMPTIGDTKVIPELLDATYEKLKQALKTS